One segment of Variovorax paradoxus DNA contains the following:
- a CDS encoding YbaB/EbfC family DNA-binding protein, whose translation MTASFPSSPSSSPKTGAAAKPAGRSFPFWDRARVALGWFGLGLASAAALLSPPAQAQQQVPQHWIRYANLAGGQLQATLSDPASETVMRLHAWMQARMLKEGQPTPPAPVVVRVWVAPSGRIERVAFDSLGDAQADTDLRTLLVAQPLAEPPPRDMRQPMVLQLTLSMI comes from the coding sequence ATGACCGCTTCTTTTCCGTCCTCCCCGTCGTCTTCGCCCAAGACGGGCGCCGCCGCGAAGCCCGCCGGCAGGTCCTTTCCATTCTGGGATCGCGCGCGCGTCGCACTTGGCTGGTTCGGCCTCGGGCTGGCGAGCGCCGCCGCGCTGCTGAGTCCGCCGGCCCAGGCGCAGCAGCAGGTGCCGCAGCACTGGATCAGGTACGCCAACCTGGCCGGGGGACAGCTGCAGGCGACGCTCAGCGATCCCGCCAGCGAGACGGTGATGCGCCTGCACGCGTGGATGCAGGCGCGCATGCTGAAGGAAGGCCAGCCCACGCCACCCGCGCCGGTGGTGGTGCGCGTGTGGGTCGCGCCCAGCGGCAGGATCGAGCGCGTGGCCTTCGATTCGCTGGGCGACGCGCAGGCCGACACCGACCTGCGCACGCTGCTTGTCGCACAGCCGCTGGCCGAGCCCCCGCCGCGCGACATGCGCCAGCCGATGGTGCTGCAGCTCACGCTCAGCATGATCTGA
- a CDS encoding RNA polymerase sigma factor: MTTLMHAPCGEAAGLDPASLPDFRALLAENYAELHRRLARHLGCADAASESLHEAWLRLAAPRVEAPVQSPVAYIFRVACNAAVDRLRAERPWQYAGDANDTLEHLPDHSPGPELIAEARSDLKAVDRAMQRLPNRHQDILVALRVHEFTRHEVAVRHGMSLRRVDTMMRQALLHLPVSAGASCARA; the protein is encoded by the coding sequence ATGACCACGCTCATGCATGCGCCCTGCGGCGAGGCCGCAGGGCTCGACCCTGCCTCGCTGCCCGACTTCCGGGCCCTGCTGGCGGAGAACTACGCCGAGCTGCATCGCCGGCTCGCGCGCCATCTGGGCTGCGCCGATGCCGCCAGCGAGAGCCTGCACGAGGCCTGGCTGCGGCTGGCCGCTCCGCGCGTCGAGGCCCCGGTGCAAAGCCCCGTGGCCTACATCTTTCGAGTGGCGTGCAACGCTGCCGTGGACCGCCTGCGCGCGGAGCGGCCTTGGCAGTACGCGGGCGACGCCAACGACACGCTGGAACACCTGCCCGACCATTCGCCCGGCCCCGAACTGATCGCCGAGGCGCGCTCCGACCTGAAGGCGGTAGACCGTGCGATGCAGCGGCTGCCCAACCGGCACCAGGACATCCTGGTCGCGCTGCGGGTGCACGAGTTCACGCGGCACGAGGTCGCGGTGCGCCATGGCATGTCGCTGCGCAGGGTGGACACCATGATGCGGCAGGCACTGCTTCACCTGCCCGTGTCGGCCGGTGCGTCGTGCGCGCGGGCTTGA
- a CDS encoding YbjN domain-containing protein: MNDNISTRTDANDATDPSMAAHPELLDAVTPEQVSDAIKAAGAAVSAIEQDGVVRLHSASHGIGFQVLWGNPVTTTQFTDFTLSCPLHVQGGTLPEAVLASWHRTKRFARVAQHGDFVVLEMDVVVAGGVTPAYLAFAVRLWMQMMGEFFLHLRNYGPASQTRAEAANGSEASHDTNAARNEAAAA; this comes from the coding sequence ATGAACGACAACATTTCGACGCGCACCGACGCAAACGATGCCACCGATCCTTCGATGGCCGCCCATCCCGAGCTGCTGGACGCCGTCACGCCCGAACAGGTGTCCGATGCCATCAAGGCCGCCGGCGCCGCCGTGAGCGCCATCGAGCAGGACGGCGTGGTGCGCCTGCACAGCGCCAGCCACGGCATCGGCTTCCAGGTGCTGTGGGGCAACCCCGTCACCACCACGCAGTTCACCGACTTCACGCTGAGCTGCCCGCTGCATGTGCAGGGCGGCACGCTGCCCGAGGCCGTGCTCGCCTCGTGGCACCGCACCAAGCGCTTCGCGCGCGTGGCGCAGCACGGCGACTTCGTCGTGCTCGAGATGGACGTGGTGGTGGCCGGCGGCGTCACGCCCGCCTACCTCGCATTCGCCGTGCGGCTGTGGATGCAGATGATGGGCGAGTTCTTCCTGCACCTGCGCAACTACGGCCCCGCCTCGCAGACGCGCGCCGAGGCCGCGAACGGCAGCGAGGCCAGCCACGACACCAACGCGGCCCGGAACGAAGCCGCCGCAGCCTGA
- a CDS encoding ShlB/FhaC/HecB family hemolysin secretion/activation protein has product MHDMKKNGPPTCWRAVWLAVMAMGAQGAVFAQASAPEATTAPASNSAPAPSPENASAPSAAPAPASAESVRKVDIAEYIVRGNTVLDERAIEKAVTPFLGPERTLKDVEAARDALLAAYQAAGYESVYVDLPEQQVTQGVVFLQVNETRVGRVRVVGAEYSSPLDVREQVPALKEGSVPNFTQAQTELTALNRGPKRQVMPLVRQGTMPGTMDVDLKVDDSNPWRASVGLNNDYSADTRKLRASASLGHDNLWQLGHSASISFFGAPQDLSQTKVFSASYNAPFAGINWAVEGNAYVSDSNVATVGGTSVLGKGHSFGLKAIYTMPNAGNWWHAFSVGVDFKNNKEALQLGSTGDTVPLKYAPITLSYTGLRQTEKSQYGVGLSLVVGTSSSFKYGSDWAAFDYKRYKSSPSFMVLKTDLNGTHTFDGGQQLAFRVNAQMTDSPLVSSEQIAGGGMNSVRGYLSAEATGDYGVVGSLELRSQPLTFLGSWVENWRVYGFVDAARLRLKSPLPEQADKFQLASVGVGTTFKVGQYFSGRVDFGYPLKDGPRTKRHDANVNFSLTANY; this is encoded by the coding sequence ATGCACGACATGAAGAAGAACGGTCCACCGACATGCTGGAGGGCGGTGTGGCTGGCGGTGATGGCGATGGGCGCGCAGGGCGCGGTCTTCGCGCAGGCGAGCGCGCCCGAGGCCACCACCGCACCCGCGAGCAACTCCGCACCCGCACCCTCGCCCGAGAACGCGAGCGCACCCTCGGCCGCTCCCGCGCCCGCATCGGCGGAATCCGTGCGCAAGGTCGACATCGCCGAGTACATCGTGCGCGGCAACACCGTGCTCGATGAACGCGCCATCGAGAAGGCGGTCACGCCGTTCCTCGGGCCCGAGCGCACGCTGAAGGACGTGGAGGCCGCGCGCGACGCGCTGCTCGCGGCCTATCAGGCGGCGGGCTACGAGTCGGTCTACGTCGACCTGCCCGAACAGCAGGTCACGCAGGGCGTGGTGTTCCTGCAGGTCAACGAGACGCGCGTGGGCCGCGTGCGCGTTGTGGGGGCCGAATACAGCTCGCCGCTGGACGTTCGAGAGCAGGTGCCCGCGCTGAAGGAAGGCTCGGTGCCGAACTTCACGCAGGCGCAGACCGAACTCACCGCGCTGAACCGCGGTCCCAAGCGGCAGGTGATGCCGCTGGTGCGCCAGGGCACGATGCCCGGCACGATGGACGTCGACCTGAAGGTCGACGACAGCAACCCGTGGCGCGCCAGCGTGGGCCTCAACAACGACTACAGCGCCGACACGCGCAAGCTGCGCGCGAGCGCATCGCTCGGCCACGACAACCTCTGGCAGCTCGGCCACAGCGCCTCCATCAGCTTCTTCGGCGCGCCGCAGGACCTGAGCCAGACCAAGGTGTTCTCGGCCTCGTACAACGCGCCGTTCGCCGGCATCAACTGGGCCGTCGAGGGCAACGCCTACGTGTCCGACAGCAACGTGGCCACCGTGGGCGGCACCAGCGTGCTCGGCAAGGGCCACTCGTTCGGGCTGAAGGCGATCTACACCATGCCGAACGCCGGCAACTGGTGGCACGCGTTCAGCGTGGGCGTCGACTTCAAGAACAACAAGGAAGCGCTGCAGCTCGGCAGCACCGGCGACACGGTGCCGCTGAAGTACGCGCCCATCACGCTGTCGTACACCGGCCTTCGCCAGACCGAGAAGAGCCAGTACGGCGTGGGCCTGTCGCTGGTGGTGGGCACGAGCAGCTCGTTCAAGTACGGCAGCGACTGGGCCGCCTTCGACTACAAGCGCTACAAGTCCTCGCCGAGCTTCATGGTGCTGAAGACCGATCTCAACGGCACGCACACCTTCGACGGCGGCCAGCAGCTGGCCTTCCGCGTCAACGCGCAGATGACCGACTCGCCGCTGGTGTCGAGCGAACAGATCGCCGGCGGCGGCATGAACTCGGTGCGCGGCTACCTCTCGGCCGAGGCCACCGGCGACTACGGCGTGGTCGGCTCGCTCGAGCTGCGCAGCCAGCCGCTGACCTTCCTGGGCAGCTGGGTCGAGAACTGGCGCGTGTACGGCTTCGTCGATGCCGCGCGGCTGCGCCTGAAGAGTCCGCTGCCCGAGCAGGCCGACAAGTTCCAGCTCGCCTCGGTGGGCGTGGGCACGACCTTCAAGGTAGGCCAGTACTTCTCGGGCCGGGTCGATTTCGGCTATCCGCTGAAGGACGGTCCCCGCACCAAACGGCACGACGCCAACGTGAATTTCAGCCTGACCGCGAACTACTGA
- a CDS encoding putative porin, translated as MNQLQQRIPSRRAMPILRQCALAAAVASVFVLAAAPVAAQNAPAPAETAMVKLIRGLIQSGTLAKDVGEALLAQAQTEAMAAQQAQRMAASATAASAVTAGGVRLAPGDVRVPYISQTVRDQIRDEVKAQVMAQAKDEGWAAPNETPEWSKRIRVEGDVRVRNESRGYAGNNSNIEINWAELNKGSGYDVNPNTNLALPSLLNTRQDRRNLFRARARLGVYADITENTKAGVRLASGSDESPVSTTQTLGGGLGKKSVWLDQMWISHKPVDWLTVTAGRFGNPFMSTDLLYSSDLNFDGIAAQFEKKLASNRDLTLFGTLGLIPLEYSSDNAPSRSQDKAKSENKWLLGAQFGADWKLDEDNRVRGALAYYNFRNISGQVSQPCALYAGADGCSTDWSRPAFMQKGNTLMLLRDISLDPLNPAGTPQPQYVGLASKFRLIDLNLRWDTAVAGNNLRLDANFVKNTAYDARDIWNRAGIRGAIVNNFGPTGGTSQADFKSGGNAYMLQATYGKPAPAARGDWNVLAGYKRIEPDAMPDGYNDSTFHGGGTNARGYFLGGSYAIDKNMWFTGRWISTKEVYGPPQSIDTLQLEFNARF; from the coding sequence ATGAACCAACTTCAACAACGAATTCCGAGCCGGCGCGCGATGCCGATCCTGCGCCAGTGCGCGCTCGCGGCGGCCGTGGCCTCCGTGTTCGTCCTGGCGGCCGCGCCGGTCGCGGCCCAAAACGCACCGGCGCCCGCCGAGACCGCGATGGTCAAGCTGATCCGCGGCCTGATCCAGAGCGGCACGCTCGCCAAGGACGTGGGCGAGGCGCTGCTGGCGCAGGCCCAGACCGAAGCCATGGCGGCGCAGCAGGCGCAGCGCATGGCCGCCTCGGCCACCGCGGCGTCGGCCGTGACGGCCGGCGGCGTGCGCCTCGCGCCGGGCGACGTGCGCGTGCCCTACATCTCGCAGACCGTGCGCGACCAGATCCGCGACGAGGTCAAGGCGCAGGTCATGGCGCAGGCCAAGGACGAGGGCTGGGCCGCGCCCAACGAGACGCCCGAGTGGAGCAAGCGCATCCGCGTGGAAGGCGACGTGCGCGTGCGCAACGAGTCGCGCGGCTACGCCGGCAACAACAGCAATATCGAGATCAACTGGGCCGAGCTCAACAAGGGCTCGGGCTACGACGTCAACCCGAACACCAACCTCGCGCTGCCCTCGCTGCTCAACACGCGCCAGGACCGCCGCAACCTGTTCCGCGCCCGCGCGCGGCTGGGCGTGTACGCCGACATCACCGAGAACACCAAGGCCGGCGTGCGCCTGGCCTCGGGCAGCGACGAAAGCCCGGTGTCCACCACGCAGACCCTGGGCGGCGGCCTGGGCAAGAAGAGCGTGTGGCTCGACCAGATGTGGATCTCGCACAAGCCGGTCGACTGGCTGACGGTGACGGCGGGCCGCTTCGGCAATCCGTTCATGTCGACCGACCTGCTGTACTCGAGCGACCTGAACTTCGACGGCATCGCCGCGCAGTTCGAGAAAAAGCTGGCCTCCAACCGCGACCTCACGCTGTTCGGCACGCTGGGCCTGATCCCGCTGGAGTATTCCTCGGACAACGCGCCCAGCCGCAGCCAGGACAAGGCGAAGAGCGAGAACAAGTGGCTGCTCGGTGCGCAGTTCGGCGCCGACTGGAAGCTCGACGAGGACAACCGCGTGCGCGGCGCGCTCGCGTACTACAACTTCCGCAACATCAGCGGCCAGGTCTCGCAGCCCTGCGCGCTGTACGCGGGCGCCGACGGCTGCAGCACCGACTGGTCGCGCCCCGCCTTCATGCAGAAGGGCAACACGCTCATGCTGCTGCGCGACATCTCGCTCGATCCGCTCAACCCGGCCGGCACACCGCAGCCGCAGTACGTGGGGCTGGCTTCCAAGTTCCGCCTGATCGACCTGAACCTGCGCTGGGACACCGCGGTGGCAGGCAACAACCTGCGCCTGGATGCCAACTTCGTGAAGAACACGGCCTACGACGCCAGGGACATCTGGAACCGTGCCGGCATCCGCGGCGCCATCGTGAACAACTTCGGCCCCACCGGCGGCACCTCGCAGGCCGACTTCAAGAGTGGCGGCAACGCCTACATGCTGCAGGCCACCTACGGCAAGCCGGCACCGGCCGCACGCGGCGACTGGAACGTGCTGGCGGGCTACAAGCGCATCGAACCCGATGCGATGCCCGACGGCTACAACGACTCGACCTTCCACGGCGGCGGCACCAACGCGCGCGGCTACTTCCTGGGCGGCTCGTACGCGATCGACAAGAACATGTGGTTCACCGGTCGCTGGATCTCGACCAAGGAGGTCTACGGGCCGCCGCAGTCGATCGACACCCTGCAGCTCGAATTCAATGCGCGCTTCTAG
- a CDS encoding oxidoreductase has protein sequence MDPEFSKTIAVVGPGAIGSTIAAMLHEAGRTPMLCGRTSRDHLKLHDGERLITIPGPVRTDPRQIGQSVEVVFLAVKATQTEAAAAWLAALSGPQTVVCVLQNGVEQLEKVASCCPRGRIVPAVVWFPAQAQSDGSVRLRGDVRLSLPDTSPSRVIAKALKDTRCVVDLATDFQSVAWRKLLQNAVAGLMALTHRRSGMFSRCDISRLALAYLHECLAVARAEGAELGDEVPQAILDKFLASPADMGTSILTDREAGRPLEWDVRNGVVSRRGRAHDIPTPISDILVPLLAAASDGPG, from the coding sequence ATGGACCCGGAATTCAGTAAAACCATCGCAGTCGTCGGGCCAGGTGCCATCGGCTCCACGATCGCGGCGATGCTGCACGAGGCCGGGCGCACGCCGATGTTGTGCGGCCGCACGTCCCGCGATCATCTGAAGTTGCACGATGGCGAGCGGCTCATCACCATTCCTGGCCCGGTTCGGACGGATCCCAGGCAGATCGGTCAATCGGTAGAAGTCGTGTTTCTGGCCGTCAAGGCGACACAGACCGAAGCGGCGGCAGCGTGGCTTGCGGCATTGAGCGGTCCCCAGACCGTCGTATGCGTTCTGCAAAACGGGGTGGAGCAGTTGGAGAAGGTCGCCTCATGTTGCCCGCGCGGGCGAATCGTCCCCGCGGTGGTATGGTTTCCCGCCCAGGCGCAGTCCGATGGCTCGGTGCGTCTGCGCGGTGATGTGCGCCTCAGCCTGCCTGACACTTCGCCTTCCCGCGTCATAGCCAAGGCGCTCAAAGACACCCGCTGTGTCGTCGACCTGGCGACGGATTTCCAATCTGTCGCATGGCGCAAGTTGCTGCAGAACGCAGTCGCCGGACTCATGGCGCTCACGCATCGCCGTTCGGGCATGTTCTCCCGGTGCGACATCTCCAGGCTCGCTCTGGCCTATCTGCACGAATGCTTGGCGGTGGCCCGTGCCGAAGGCGCTGAACTCGGCGACGAGGTACCGCAGGCCATACTCGACAAGTTTCTGGCCTCTCCCGCCGACATGGGGACATCCATCCTCACGGATCGCGAAGCCGGCAGGCCACTCGAATGGGACGTTCGCAACGGTGTCGTGTCACGCCGCGGCCGGGCTCACGACATTCCGACGCCGATCAGCGACATTTTGGTGCCGCTCCTCGCCGCTGCGAGCGATGGCCCCGGTTGA
- a CDS encoding ExbD/TolR family protein — protein MANTAAKFGTRKRAGGINITPFVDVLLVVLVIFILTSNASIPGIKVDLPKASASVALEKPKTKAITIDNAGNVFLDAYPVTLPELEERLRTEKALSPDFPVIVRGDSSVQYAKVIDVLDLLRRIELNQIGLVTGKQK, from the coding sequence ATGGCAAATACCGCAGCCAAGTTCGGCACCCGCAAGCGCGCGGGCGGCATCAACATCACGCCCTTCGTCGACGTGCTGCTGGTGGTGCTGGTGATCTTCATCCTCACCAGCAACGCCAGCATCCCGGGCATCAAGGTCGACCTGCCAAAGGCCAGCGCCTCGGTGGCGCTGGAGAAGCCGAAGACCAAGGCCATCACCATCGACAACGCGGGCAACGTGTTCCTCGATGCGTACCCGGTCACGCTGCCCGAGCTCGAGGAGCGCCTGCGCACCGAGAAGGCGCTGTCGCCCGACTTTCCCGTGATCGTGCGCGGCGACTCCAGCGTGCAGTACGCGAAGGTGATCGACGTGCTCGACCTGCTGCGCCGCATCGAGCTGAACCAGATCGGCCTCGTGACCGGCAAGCAGAAGTGA
- a CDS encoding DUF2341 domain-containing protein yields the protein MRRILFIVLTLLSTLLPGLAHAWWQAEWSYRKPVTIDGGPQAGAIGSDAGRVPVLVRLHTGNFKFEGVSETGADLRFVAADDKTVLNHQIEQFDPLLGMALIWVDVPNVSAGTPQKLWMYYGNPKAPASGNGQRSFDPDYTLVYHFAEGAVPPRDTTAYGNNGQTPAVPVEGTVIGKGAQLGNGALMLPATPSLAVQAGGSLTFSAWVKPDQLGARQAIYARRDGAGELVVGIDQGVPFVQVNGQRSTPGQPIQAGQWSHIAVKAEGDSVALFVGGRPAVSLAAKLPAMNTAAALGADAPATAAAAANAQGTQAAAFSPFTGAIDEVRLSKVARADALLLADAVSQGAESRLTVFGADEQQAGKSHFGFILAAMPLDAWVVVGLLGLMMSLSWAIMIGKGRSYGATSRANAAFIEHFREAAGAPLDRLAVNNTVPQDVRADSSLWRLYEVAIDEMRRRHDRGYDLSAVSAATIGAIRAAMDGVMVRETERMSKRMNWLSTTIEGAPYVGLFGTVIGIMLVFVVAAMAGAVDINSVAPGMAAALLCTAAGLGVAIPALFGYNWLASRSDAIGADMAVFVDEFVTRLAEEQGEGRSMPQVVAKRA from the coding sequence ATGCGACGCATCCTTTTCATCGTGCTCACGCTGCTGAGCACGCTCCTGCCGGGCCTGGCCCACGCCTGGTGGCAGGCCGAGTGGTCCTACCGCAAGCCCGTCACCATCGACGGCGGTCCGCAGGCCGGCGCCATCGGCAGCGATGCCGGCCGCGTGCCGGTGCTGGTGCGCCTGCACACCGGCAACTTCAAGTTCGAGGGCGTCAGCGAAACGGGCGCCGACCTTCGCTTCGTCGCGGCCGACGACAAGACCGTGCTCAACCACCAGATCGAGCAGTTCGATCCGCTGCTGGGCATGGCGCTCATCTGGGTGGACGTGCCCAACGTGTCGGCCGGCACGCCGCAGAAGCTGTGGATGTACTACGGCAACCCCAAGGCCCCGGCCTCGGGCAACGGCCAGCGCAGCTTCGACCCCGACTACACGCTGGTCTACCACTTCGCCGAAGGCGCGGTGCCGCCGCGCGACACCACGGCCTACGGCAACAACGGCCAGACGCCTGCGGTGCCCGTCGAAGGCACGGTCATCGGCAAGGGCGCGCAGCTCGGCAACGGTGCGTTGATGCTGCCCGCCACGCCGTCGCTGGCGGTGCAGGCGGGCGGTTCGCTCACCTTTTCCGCATGGGTCAAGCCCGACCAGCTCGGTGCGCGCCAGGCCATCTATGCACGCCGCGACGGCGCCGGCGAGCTGGTGGTCGGCATCGACCAGGGCGTGCCTTTCGTGCAGGTCAACGGCCAGCGCAGCACGCCGGGCCAGCCGATCCAGGCCGGCCAGTGGTCGCACATCGCGGTGAAGGCCGAGGGCGACAGCGTCGCGCTGTTCGTCGGTGGACGCCCTGCGGTGTCGCTGGCCGCCAAGCTGCCCGCGATGAACACCGCCGCGGCGCTCGGCGCCGATGCGCCGGCCACGGCCGCCGCCGCCGCGAATGCCCAGGGCACGCAGGCCGCCGCGTTCTCGCCCTTCACCGGCGCAATCGACGAAGTGCGCCTGTCGAAGGTGGCGCGTGCCGACGCGTTGCTGCTGGCCGACGCCGTCTCGCAGGGCGCCGAGTCGCGCCTGACCGTGTTCGGCGCCGACGAGCAGCAGGCCGGCAAGAGCCACTTCGGCTTCATCCTGGCCGCGATGCCGCTGGACGCCTGGGTCGTCGTGGGGCTGCTGGGCCTGATGATGTCGCTGTCATGGGCCATCATGATCGGCAAGGGCCGCAGCTACGGCGCCACCTCGCGCGCCAACGCCGCCTTCATCGAGCACTTCCGCGAAGCCGCCGGCGCGCCGCTGGACCGCCTGGCGGTCAACAACACGGTGCCACAGGACGTGCGCGCCGACTCGTCGCTGTGGCGCCTGTACGAAGTGGCCATCGACGAGATGCGCCGCCGCCACGACCGCGGCTACGACCTGAGCGCGGTGTCGGCCGCCACCATCGGCGCCATCCGCGCCGCGATGGACGGCGTGATGGTGCGCGAGACCGAGCGCATGTCCAAGCGCATGAACTGGCTGTCGACCACCATCGAAGGCGCGCCCTACGTGGGCCTGTTCGGCACCGTGATCGGGATCATGCTGGTGTTCGTGGTGGCGGCCATGGCCGGCGCGGTGGACATCAACTCGGTGGCGCCCGGCATGGCCGCCGCGCTGCTGTGTACCGCCGCCGGCCTCGGCGTCGCGATCCCGGCGCTCTTTGGCTACAACTGGCTCGCCTCGCGCTCGGATGCCATCGGCGCCGACATGGCCGTGTTCGTCGACGAGTTCGTCACGCGCCTGGCAGAAGAGCAGGGCGAAGGCCGCTCGATGCCGCAGGTCGTCGCCAAGCGCGCCTGA
- a CDS encoding MurR/RpiR family transcriptional regulator: MKEVVGNAVSSGEDRLRQWLGSIQARCGALAASEAKVVALLLADPLFVGANTTAQVAARAGVSPPSVVRAARAIGFTGFTELKIEIARARGTTQFFAPPEVLAADATSATVLETTIRAGTHALTALAGAVEFPAFDEAVCLLRSARQVIAYGAGPSATVAADAVFRLRAVGVTTVGIPDHLSAMIAIRLLGPGDVVIAVSSTGRTSTTLAIADAAASAGASLIAITNQYGTPLATLANIALVVGGAPLPAQMAAAGSRLAQLVVIDALVAMLALRDPERSRRAERAGIDLPDLS; this comes from the coding sequence ATGAAAGAAGTAGTTGGTAATGCAGTTTCTTCGGGCGAGGATCGGTTGAGGCAATGGTTGGGGAGCATTCAGGCGCGCTGCGGAGCTTTGGCCGCGAGCGAAGCGAAGGTCGTGGCGCTTCTGCTCGCCGATCCCCTGTTCGTCGGCGCGAATACGACCGCGCAGGTTGCGGCACGTGCTGGCGTTTCGCCACCGAGCGTTGTTCGCGCTGCCCGCGCCATCGGGTTCACCGGCTTCACCGAACTCAAGATCGAAATCGCTCGCGCCCGCGGCACCACCCAGTTCTTCGCGCCTCCTGAAGTGCTCGCTGCGGATGCGACATCGGCCACGGTGCTCGAAACAACCATTCGCGCAGGCACCCACGCACTTACCGCGCTCGCCGGGGCCGTTGAATTTCCGGCATTTGATGAAGCGGTCTGCTTGCTCCGGTCTGCTCGGCAGGTCATCGCATACGGTGCTGGCCCGTCGGCGACAGTCGCCGCCGACGCGGTTTTCCGTTTGCGCGCCGTCGGCGTGACGACCGTCGGTATTCCGGATCACCTGTCGGCGATGATCGCGATACGCCTCCTTGGCCCTGGCGATGTTGTCATCGCCGTCAGTTCAACCGGCCGTACATCAACCACCCTCGCGATTGCCGATGCTGCTGCTTCCGCTGGCGCGTCGCTCATCGCCATCACGAATCAGTACGGCACACCATTGGCGACCCTTGCGAACATCGCGCTGGTCGTTGGCGGCGCTCCACTGCCGGCGCAGATGGCGGCAGCGGGAAGCCGGCTTGCTCAACTCGTCGTGATTGATGCGCTGGTCGCGATGCTCGCCCTGCGCGATCCGGAGCGCAGCCGCCGCGCAGAGCGCGCTGGCATCGACCTGCCCGATCTTTCCTGA
- a CDS encoding peptidylprolyl isomerase — MKRITTTSAAAFVLLATSVGAASAQAPAPGTAVVARLGDVSVRQDEVEKLLQALPENERAAVKADRTALDGWLRQRLLSEAVLRDARTRGWPDRPEVKAKIDAAIREITARIVSTSYIDSVSQVPAGFPSDADVQAAYEQGKTGYNLPAAYRVAQIFLATPDKSVAAVAKVREEAGKLARQARGGDFAAVARANSQDKRSAERGGEVDTLPLARMLPELRDTIAKLKPAQVSEPVQSEAGFHVVKLLEVTPARTATLEEMKPQLQGALRQQRQQQLMQAYLAQLAPATTLSIDAAALDAALEKTN; from the coding sequence ATGAAGCGCATCACCACCACATCGGCGGCGGCCTTCGTCCTGCTGGCGACATCGGTCGGCGCCGCCAGTGCGCAGGCACCGGCACCAGGCACTGCCGTGGTCGCCCGCCTGGGCGACGTGTCCGTCCGCCAGGACGAGGTCGAGAAGCTGCTGCAGGCGCTGCCCGAGAACGAGCGCGCCGCCGTCAAGGCCGACCGCACCGCGCTCGACGGCTGGCTGCGCCAGCGCCTGCTGAGCGAGGCCGTCCTGCGCGATGCGCGCACCAGGGGCTGGCCCGACCGGCCCGAGGTGAAGGCGAAGATCGACGCGGCCATCCGCGAGATCACCGCGCGCATCGTGAGCACCAGCTACATCGACTCGGTGAGCCAGGTGCCGGCGGGTTTCCCGTCCGACGCCGACGTGCAGGCCGCCTACGAACAGGGCAAGACCGGCTACAACCTGCCCGCCGCCTATCGCGTGGCGCAGATCTTTCTTGCCACGCCCGACAAGAGCGTGGCCGCCGTCGCCAAGGTGCGCGAAGAGGCCGGCAAGCTCGCGCGCCAGGCCCGCGGCGGCGACTTCGCCGCAGTGGCGCGCGCGAATTCGCAGGACAAGCGCAGCGCCGAGCGCGGCGGGGAAGTCGACACGCTGCCGCTCGCACGCATGCTGCCCGAGCTGCGCGACACCATCGCGAAGCTCAAGCCCGCACAGGTCAGCGAGCCTGTGCAGTCCGAGGCCGGCTTCCACGTGGTGAAGCTGCTCGAGGTGACCCCGGCGCGCACCGCCACGCTCGAGGAGATGAAGCCGCAGCTGCAAGGCGCCTTGCGCCAGCAGCGCCAGCAACAGCTCATGCAGGCCTACCTCGCGCAACTCGCGCCGGCCACCACGCTGAGCATCGACGCCGCCGCACTCGACGCGGCGCTCGAGAAAACCAACTGA